DNA from Serinibacter salmoneus:
GGTTCGCCAATCGCGAGGAACTCGTGGCCGCCAGCGTGATCCCCCGCGAACTCAACCCCGCCGAGCAGATCCGGATCCTGTCCGCGCCCGGGCTCACCGGTCTGGGTCGACGCATCGCGGAGACCGTGCTCGGGGCCTGGGACGAGGAGGGAGGCCCCGCCCGGTTCCGGATCCTCGTGGCCGGCCTGAGCTCCACGGACATGCACGACGTGCTCGCCCCGATCCTGGAGCGCTCGGTGATCCCCACCGTCTCCGACCTCGTTCCGGATCCCGATCCGCGGCGCTTCGTCCTCGTGCTGAACCTCCTCGGCGGCACCCTCCTGATGCGCCACGTGTTCCGGATCGAGCCCACCGCATCCCTCCCGCTGGAGGTGCTGGTGGCCACCGTGGGGGACGCGATCCAGCGCGCCCTGGAGGACCCGCTGTAGGCGCCCCCCTTGCCGTCGGCGCCGCGCGAGGCGCATAATTCCTCGCATGGTGAAAAACCAGGCCGGGCGGCACGCCGCACCGCCCACCTCCGAGACCCCCGCGGTCCGCATCGCGGATCTCGTGGTGCGCCGCGGGAAGCGCCAGGTGATCGCCGGCCTGACCCTGACCATGGAGTCCGGCCGCATCACCGGGCTGCTCGGCCCCTCCGGCTCCGGCAAGTCCACCCTGATGCGCGCGATCGTGGGGGTGCAGGACCATGTCACCGGCACCCTGGAGGTGCTCGGCAGGCCCGCCGGTACCCCCGCGCTGCGCCGCGAGGTCGGCTATGCCACGCAGTCCGCCTCCACCTACGCCGACCTGTCCGTCCGCGCCAACCTGCAGTACTTCGCCGCCCTGTACGGGGCCCCGGCGAGCCGCGTGACCGAGGTGATCGACGCCGTCGGGCTCACCGATCACGCGAGCAACGCCGTCGGTGCCCTCTCCGGTGGTCAGGCCAACCGGGTCTCCCTCGCCGCCGCCCTGATCAGCCGGCCCGCGCTCCTCGTGCTCGACGAGCCCACCGTGGGCCTGGATCCCGTGCTGCGCCGGGACCTGTGGAGCATGTTCCGCGATCTGCGCGACGCCGGGACCACGCTGCTGGTCTCCTCCCACGTGATGGACGAGGCCACCCAGTGCGACCGCCTCGTGTTGCTGCGCCGCGGCGCGGTCCTCACCCACACCACCCCCGCCGAGCTCCTCGCGAGCACCGGCGCCGCCGACGCCGAGTCGGCGTTCCTCGCGCTCATCGACCGGGCGGAATCGCCCACCACGGGGAAGGGGACGGACGCATGAACGCCGGACTGCTGCTGGCCACCACCGCGCGGGTGGGGCGCCAACTCCTCGCCGACAAGCGCACGATCGCCATCGTGGTGGTGCTGCCGTGCGTGATCCTGGGCCTCATCGCCTGGATGTTCGACGGCACCCCGGTGCTGGACCAGTTCGGTCCCGTCCTCGTGGGGATCTTCCCGCTCATCGTCATGTTCCTGGTCACCAGCGTGGCCACGCTGCGCGAGCGCTCCTCGGGCACCCTCGAGCGGCTGATGACCACCCCGCTCGGGCGCGGCGACTTCGTGGTCGGCTACGCGTTGGCGTTCGGGGCGCTCGCGATCCTGCAGGCCGCCGTGGTGGTCGGATTCACGCTGCTGGTCGGGATGGACGTCAAGGGATCGATCGGCCTGCTGATCCTCGTGGCCGTGCTCAACGCCCTGCTCGGCTGCTGCCTGGGCCTGGCGGGATCCTCCCTGGCGCGCACCGAGTTCCAGGCCGTGCAACTCATGCCGGTCTTCATCTTCCCCCAGCTCATCGTCTGCGGACTGCTGATGCCGCGAGACCAGATGCCGCAGGTGCTGGAGTGGATCTCGCGGGTGCTGCCCCTGACCTACGCGGTCGAGGCGATGCAGGACATCGCCCAGGGGCTGCCGTGGTCGGACATCGCCGGGGCCGTGGTGGTGATGCTGCTCTGGCTGGCGATCGCGATGATCGGCGGCGCGGTCACCCTGCGGCGCCGCACCCCCTGAGCCCCACCTGAGCCACTCCTACTCGCGCTCCAGCCGGCGTCGCCGCATCAGGACCGCTCCGGTCCCGAGCAGCCCTCCGGCCACGGCGAGGGCCACGACGGCGTCGCTCACCCCGGTCCCGGGCAGTTGCCCGGGTGGGGTGGGAGCGGGCGTCGGGGACGCGCTCCCGGTCGGTGTCGGCGGATGCTCGGCCGGCGGATCGGTCGGCGGATCGGTCGGCAACGGCGTGGGAGTCGGCACGATCGCCACATCGACCGCCACCTGCCCGTCCTCGACGGGCTGCGATGCGGCGATGCTCGCCGGTCCGGCGGTGAGCAGGGCAAGCAGCGTGAGCGACGCCATCAGCGGGCGGGGGCGCCTCATCGGGCAGCCGCCTCGGCCGGATCGGGTGCCCCACCCTCGGCGCGTCCCTGTGCACGCGCCTCCGCCAGCATCGCGCGTAGCCGCCGCCGTCGCCGACGGCCCGAGTCGACCAGGGCCAGCACGATCAGGGCGATGCCGGCGAGCGTGAACAGTTGCGGCAGGGGCAGCGCCCAGGTGGTCGTGGCGGAGGAGACGATGACCGGAGTCACCTCGTCGGCGGAGCCCTCCAGGGTGACCTCGGTGGTGAGCGGGCCGAGCGGCCACACCCCCTGGAGGCGGGCGGTGACGACCTGACTGTCGCCCGGCAGCAGCTCGATCCGCTCGGCGCCGTCGGTGAACCCCAGCGGGGCGCTCGCGCCACCCGCGCTCGCCTCACCGGCGACGTCGAGGGCCACATTCCCCGCGTTGGCCAGGGTGACGGTCACGTCGAGCGCGCCGGGTCGCAGCGGGTTCCACTCGGTGTCGTAGGTGGCACTCAGGCCCGGCGCGGTGAGGGCCGGGACGATCTCGCCGGTCACGCGGGTGAGGACGCGGAACCCGACCCGGGAGTCCACGCGCACGGACTGCCCCTCGGCGTCGGCGCCGAGGTAGGCGAGGGAGGCCGCGACCCCCGCGGCGTGGTCCCCCGGGGTGGCGTTCTCCGGCACGGTGACGGTGAACGGGACGATCGCGGTCTCGCCGCTGGCCACGTCCACCGACTCGGGGATGTCGATCCAGGTGCCCGCGCCGGTGGAGTCGTGGTCCGCGGGCAGCATCGTGAAATAGCCGGCGTCGGTGAAGTAGGCGTCCGCGCCCTCCAGGGCGAACGTGGCGTCCACCGCGGAGAGATTGCGCACCGCGAGGTACTCCTGGACGCTCTCGCCCGGGTCCATTTCCTGCTCGATCCAACTGCGGTCGTCGGGCCCCTCGGCGGTGGCGGGATCCACCGCCCAGGTGATCGTGGGGGCCTCCTGCCCGGAGGCTGCGGCCGGCGCCGCGACCAGGGCGGCCGCCAGGGCAGTGATCAGGGTGAGGGGGGCGAGGCCCGCGGTGATCGCGGTGACGCGTGGCATGGGTACTCCGTGGTCAGGGGCGGGGAGGCCGGGTGGGGGCGCCGACCGGTGCCCCCACCCGGCGATCGGTCACTCGAAGAGCGAGAGCGTCATGACCGAGGAGTAGTCCCCGGGCGCGACGGTGGTCTCGGTCTTCAGCGTCAGGTCGGCGGTGGCGGACCACTGACCCTCCTCCGCGACGGCGGCCGACTGCCAGGCACCGGTGAGCAGCACCTCGTCGGTCAGGCCCGGCCCGCCGTCCAGGGCCGGGTCCACCGGGTCACCCTCGATCACCGCGCCGAGGTCACCGGCGTCCACCATCCGCGGGGTCCAGCCGAGGTTGTCCGCGGAGATGGTGTCGCCGCCGCCGGTGGTGAAGTCCGAGGAGGACCCCATCACGAACCAGGAGACGGTCGGGTCGATCTCGTCGGCGCTGCGGGTGTCGGTCACGGTGACGGTCGGCAGTTCGCCGGTGAACACGCGCGCGGTGGCGTCGGAGCCGTTCTCGGTCAGGGCCACCGAGTCGGCGGCCACGCTCATCGCGAGCACGCCGGGCTCCTCGATCGGGGTGATGCCGACCGTGACATCGACCCCGGAGGTGTCGTGCTCGGTATCGGCCAGGGCCATCGAGCCGACTCCGAGGAGCAGGACGGCGCCGCTCCCGGCGGCGAGGGTACGTAGCGTCTTTGCCATGGGTTGATTCCTCACGTGATGGGTACTGCGTGGTGGATGGATGGTGCCGTGGTGCTACTTGCTGGAGAACGCGGCATCGAAGGCGGCATCCGGGGCGTCGAACATGCTCTTGCGGACGAAGGCCAGTGCCTCGGGGGCCCCGACGAGCCGGTCCATGCCGGCGTCCTCCCACTCCACCGAGACCGGCCCGGAGTAGCCGATCGCGTTGAGCATCCGGAAGGCGTCCTCCCAGGGCACGTCCC
Protein-coding regions in this window:
- a CDS encoding TetR/AcrR family transcriptional regulator codes for the protein MSRDASEPRGPGRRPAGQDTRGAVLRAAREEFAEKGVDGASMRSIARRAGVDPGTVRHWFANREELVAASVIPRELNPAEQIRILSAPGLTGLGRRIAETVLGAWDEEGGPARFRILVAGLSSTDMHDVLAPILERSVIPTVSDLVPDPDPRRFVLVLNLLGGTLLMRHVFRIEPTASLPLEVLVATVGDAIQRALEDPL
- a CDS encoding ABC transporter ATP-binding protein, translated to MVKNQAGRHAAPPTSETPAVRIADLVVRRGKRQVIAGLTLTMESGRITGLLGPSGSGKSTLMRAIVGVQDHVTGTLEVLGRPAGTPALRREVGYATQSASTYADLSVRANLQYFAALYGAPASRVTEVIDAVGLTDHASNAVGALSGGQANRVSLAAALISRPALLVLDEPTVGLDPVLRRDLWSMFRDLRDAGTTLLVSSHVMDEATQCDRLVLLRRGAVLTHTTPAELLASTGAADAESAFLALIDRAESPTTGKGTDA
- a CDS encoding ABC transporter permease, translating into MNAGLLLATTARVGRQLLADKRTIAIVVVLPCVILGLIAWMFDGTPVLDQFGPVLVGIFPLIVMFLVTSVATLRERSSGTLERLMTTPLGRGDFVVGYALAFGALAILQAAVVVGFTLLVGMDVKGSIGLLILVAVLNALLGCCLGLAGSSLARTEFQAVQLMPVFIFPQLIVCGLLMPRDQMPQVLEWISRVLPLTYAVEAMQDIAQGLPWSDIAGAVVVMLLWLAIAMIGGAVTLRRRTP
- a CDS encoding LPXTG cell wall anchor domain-containing protein codes for the protein MRRPRPLMASLTLLALLTAGPASIAASQPVEDGQVAVDVAIVPTPTPLPTDPPTDPPAEHPPTPTGSASPTPAPTPPGQLPGTGVSDAVVALAVAGGLLGTGAVLMRRRRLERE